The stretch of DNA TTGCTATATATTATTCAAATTCTGGACTATATAGTTCCACTGTTTCACATTGAAGAAACACAATTGGTAGTTGAGTAGTTTTGGAAATTGAATCGAAACTATATCATTTTATACAATTACAAACCAAATTCGTTCAATTTTGAATTAACGAACACTTAGATAAGGAGATAGTTTTTTGAACAAGGCATTATCCACCCCTGCAATATTCTGAATTTCATCAACTGATTGGAAATCACCTTTTTTTGTTCTTTTTTTAACAATATTGCTTGCCAATTTTTCGTCAATATAAGGATGCCGTTTCAGTGTAAACTCATCTGCAGTATTGATATTGATAGTAGTTATCTTTTCGGGAGAATTATTTGTCAAAAATCCCATTATCTCTACATACAAAATGGCATCCAATCCATATACTTCCTTCAATTGATCAGGATTCGTAAAACCACCCAACAAATCCCTATACTTCACAATTCGGCTGCTGAAAGAATTGCCAATTCCTTTTATTTTCTTCCAATCTTCAGCCGTTGCAGTATTGATATCAACAAGAACAGGCTCTTTCTCCTCAAATTGTTGGAAAGTCTTAGGACGTTCCTTTTTCTCGATACTTTCGTCCTTATTTGGTGCAATATCAGACGCTTGTTTTGCTTCAATTGTAATCAAATCCTCCAATCTTTCATAGTCATCTTCTGTAAAGCCATAGACCTTCTTAATATCCTCCTTTTCTCTAAAAACCATCCCTTTCTTCACAAAACCCACCAATGCTTTTGCAGCTTGGTGCGACAATCCCAATTGCCTGCCTTGTTCATAGCTTAATTTATTGGGATCAAAAGGAAATAATTTTACTTCAAACGTTTCTTTTGGATTATCAGATGGATTTTGATTATCCCATTTCTTCTCTTTTTTACCTTCAAAACCTTTACTGGATTCACCATCTCCTCTATCATTCACTTCTTCTTCAAAAATGGCAAAAGGAGCCAACCGCTTATAATCTTCGTCCGAAAAATCGTAAATCTTCTTCAAATCCTCCTTTTTCTTGAATCTTCCGCCCGCTTTTAGAAAGTTGGTTATCCGCAAGGCGATTTTATGACTCAATCCAAGTGTACGCCCCTGCTCATAAGTCAACTCATTAGGGTTAAAATCAAAAGAAGCTTTGGGGTATTCCTTTTCAGAAAAATGATTGCCATCTCCTTCCCATTCTCTCTTGCTACTATATTCACTATCATCTGATTGTGCCGCTACGGCAGCTTTAAACATGGCTATATCTGCCTGAAAATCCGAAAAATCTGTTGGCTCAGAATGAACAACATAAGGATAAGTATAGGGCAATAGCAACATAACCAAAATCAAGGACAACAATACCAACAAACCATTGCGTTCTCGTTTGGAAAAGGTAAAATAATCTTTGAGAAATTTTTTCATGGTCATTTTATTATTTACGCACTGCCTTCAATGCCTGTTCTACAACTTCCTTCAAATTCTCATATTCAAAAGAGCGTTCATAAAAGGCTTTGTAATTGGAGGGAGGATGTGAGAACAAGGTAGCAGGAATCGAACCCGTCCATTCTTCACTTACCTTGTCTATCCAACTGTTGGGATTACGTTCGTTCAACAGCCACACATCTTCACTCAAATCACGCTTAATCATGAAAGGCAATAACTTGGTAGAAAGCATATCTATAAAATCCAAGCTCACAAAAATGAGTTTTACCTTTTGATCAGCAAACTCATCGTGAACCTGCTCAAAATAAGGCATTTCCTTCACACAAGGCATACACCAAGTTGCCCAAAAATTGTAGATATACAAGGTATCATCAGTTGTTTTGATTCGTTCTTGAAATTCGGCAAAGTCCATCACCTCTGGCACTTTCATCGGTTTCTTTTTTCCAACCATCTCCGTTTTAGCATCTTCAGTTTTTGCAGATGTGGAATTATCGGGAGGAGTACAACCGTTCAATAGAGAAATACTGAAAAGTACACTAATGAGTAATCGTTTCATTCAATTTTATTTTTAATTTCAACAAAAATAAATAACCTTTGGTAAAACAAATCAATAACAAGCATAAATATGAATCAACGAAAGATTATTTTTATAACGGGAGCAACCGCAGGTATTGGAGAAGCAACTGCTCTACTTTTTGCCCAAAATGGTTGGGACTTAATCCTGACAGGACGGCGAAAGGAGCGTTTAGACAGTGTTGCACAAAAAATTGAAGCAACTTATGGCGTAAACGTTTTACCCTTGACTTTTGATGTGCGTGACAATACCGCTGTGCAGGATACTATTACAAATCTACCAAAAAAATGGCGCACTATTGATGTACTAGTCAACAATGCAGGTTTGGCAATGGGCAAAAGCAGTTTTGAAGAAGCAAACATTGAAGATTGGGAAATCATGATTGACACAAACATTAAGGGGCTTTTATACGTTAGTAGATTGATTAGTCCGATGATGATTCAAAACGGAAAAGGACACATCATCAACCTTAGTTCTACGGCAGGTTCACAGGTGTATGCAGGAGGGCATGTTTATTGTGCCACAAAACATGCTGTTGAAGCATTAAGTCAAGCAATGAGAATAGATTTATTGAAGCATGGTATCAAAGTAACCTCTATTCAACCAGGAATGGTCGAAACCGAGTTTTCAGTCGTGCGTTTCAAAGGAAATAAAGAACAAGCAGACGACGTCTACAAAAACTTAACACCCTTGGTAGCGGAAGACGTAGCAGAAACCATTTACTTCGCAGCAACTCGACCTGCCCATGTGAATATCAACGAAATCATGCTAACTTGCACCGCACAAGCCAACTCGTTTTACGTTCACAGAAAGCATTAATATTTTTTTTTCAAAAAAAAACAATTTATCTTTAAACTAAGAATCAAACTCAACATCTAAAAACGTAGATCATCAATACTAAACAAAAATTCAATTAACTTAAAAATCATAATACAATGAAAAAGATTTTGTCCATTTTAAGCGTATTTGCCATACTCTTTTCTACAAATATTTTCGCTCAAGATCAAGCATCTTCAACTGAAAAAGTATTTTTGCCTGGTAAAGTGAAAGTTTACAATGCTGCTGACTTCCAAATCAATCCTGAACAAGTTGCTCAAGAATTGACCAACATCATGACTACACAGCTATCCTTGAATGAACAGCAAAAACAAACTATTTACCAAATCAACTTGGAAACAGCTCAGGAAAGACTGACATTCAACAACCTACAAGATAATGACACCAATGCTTTTATAAGCGCAGTAATGGGTGTTTACCAAAATCGCAATGCTTCTATTGAAAGTGTACTGACGACCAAACAAAAATTGGACTTCAAACAAATGAAAGAAAGCATGATGTCGAGAAAAGTAGATGCTCAGTAAAGTACGATTTTAAACATATATTGAAAGGCTTTAACAGTTTTGAACTGTTAAAGCCTTTTTTCGTTTAATAAAAGAGTGTATTTTTAGCTTCTTCACTTCAAAATTTTTCATTTTTTCAACCTTAACATGCAGCCATTTATACCTCACTTCATTCAAGAACAGTATATCGCTCGTCACTTCAATGGTAGCATTGAAGGCTGTGTATTATTTGTCGACATATCAGGATTTACTCCTATGACCCAACAGCTCATGGACAAAGGACAAAAAGAAGGAGCAGAAATATTGTCCAATATCTTGAACTCCATTTTTGAAGTGATGGTCAAAGAAATCTACCATGCACAGGGTTTTATCACCCACTTTGCAGGAGATGCCTTCACCGCCATTTTTCCGATTCAAAAACCCAATACTCCAAAAAACACTGCCATTGCAGCCCTTCAATGCGCCCAAACTATTCAAGATTTTTTTCGAGAACATGGCAAACAATACTCCAAATATGGCCATTTTGATTTGCAGGTAAAAATCGGACTCTCTTACGGACAAACAGATTGGGGCATCGTAGGTGACGAATATATCATGGGGGTTCAGGCTTGCAAATTTTACTTCCGAGGCATTGCAATTAATCAAGCAACCTATGCCGAACAAAAGGCAAATAAAGGGGAAACCATACTGAGTCAAAATTTTAAGGCAACATTGAAGAAAACGCCTCTCATCGGTAGCTTTATTGAAGCCGATATTTTTCGTTTTGAAGGATTTGAAGGATTTGAAGGTCATAACAACACGATATTTTCTAAATCTCACCCACCCCAATTACCCGACATCAACAGCGATATTCTCGACCGATTCATTCCGAGTGAAATCATAACTTTTCGTGAGAAAGGAGAGTTCCGCAACATTATTTCCGTTTTTATTTCCTTCAAAAATATTCACACACATCAAGAACTCAACACCTTTGCTTCCATTGTGTTGAAGCACATCATTCGCTACAAAGGCGACCTCAAAGAAATTGACTTTGGGGATAAAGGAGCCTTAATGATAGGATTTTTTGGTGCACCAGTTGCCTACGAAAATGACCTTGCAAGAGCATTGCATTTTGTGGAAGAAGTCAAAAATGAAGTCAAGGAATGGGAAATTTTGAATAAGCTGCAATTTCGCATGGGCATCACCACAGGAAAAGTCTATGCGGGAATCATTGGTGGAAAATACCGATGTGAATATACTTGTTTGGGTGACATCGTGAACATGGCCGCTCGTATCACCATGCAAGCCCAATGGCAAGAAATTTGGGTTCAAGAAAACATTGCCGCACACCCCAATTTTACCTTTCGAAAAAAGGGTGTATTTTCCTACAAAGGATTTAACACCCCAATTGCAACCTACGAATATCTTGGAAGTGCCGAAAACAAAACTGTTCAACAAAACAATATGCCCATCATTGGACAGGGGGATACGTTGAAGTTACTGAGCAACCGAATTGCACCTATTTTTGAAAGGAAACCTAGTGGAATTACCTATATTTTTGGAGAAGCAGGAATCGGAAAAACCCGCTTGGCCTATGCTTTGAAGGAAAAAACATTTTCAACTACACAATGGATACACATCACAGCCGACCCCATTCTTCAAAAGCCTTTTCAGCCGTTCAAAGATATGCTTGCAGCACATTTTAGATTTCCAAAATCACAAAATCCATCAGCAAAAAAAGACCATTTTGATACCGCCATTCAGTCTTTAGTACTCCAACTCAACCAAAACATTGCA from Chitinophagales bacterium encodes:
- a CDS encoding helix-hairpin-helix domain-containing protein encodes the protein MKKFLKDYFTFSKRERNGLLVLLSLILVMLLLPYTYPYVVHSEPTDFSDFQADIAMFKAAVAAQSDDSEYSSKREWEGDGNHFSEKEYPKASFDFNPNELTYEQGRTLGLSHKIALRITNFLKAGGRFKKKEDLKKIYDFSDEDYKRLAPFAIFEEEVNDRGDGESSKGFEGKKEKKWDNQNPSDNPKETFEVKLFPFDPNKLSYEQGRQLGLSHQAAKALVGFVKKGMVFREKEDIKKVYGFTEDDYERLEDLITIEAKQASDIAPNKDESIEKKERPKTFQQFEEKEPVLVDINTATAEDWKKIKGIGNSFSSRIVKYRDLLGGFTNPDQLKEVYGLDAILYVEIMGFLTNNSPEKITTININTADEFTLKRHPYIDEKLASNIVKKRTKKGDFQSVDEIQNIAGVDNALFKKLSPYLSVR
- a CDS encoding TlpA family protein disulfide reductase, translating into MKRLLISVLFSISLLNGCTPPDNSTSAKTEDAKTEMVGKKKPMKVPEVMDFAEFQERIKTTDDTLYIYNFWATWCMPCVKEMPYFEQVHDEFADQKVKLIFVSLDFIDMLSTKLLPFMIKRDLSEDVWLLNERNPNSWIDKVSEEWTGSIPATLFSHPPSNYKAFYERSFEYENLKEVVEQALKAVRK
- a CDS encoding SDR family NAD(P)-dependent oxidoreductase — encoded protein: MNQRKIIFITGATAGIGEATALLFAQNGWDLILTGRRKERLDSVAQKIEATYGVNVLPLTFDVRDNTAVQDTITNLPKKWRTIDVLVNNAGLAMGKSSFEEANIEDWEIMIDTNIKGLLYVSRLISPMMIQNGKGHIINLSSTAGSQVYAGGHVYCATKHAVEALSQAMRIDLLKHGIKVTSIQPGMVETEFSVVRFKGNKEQADDVYKNLTPLVAEDVAETIYFAATRPAHVNINEIMLTCTAQANSFYVHRKH